The following are encoded together in the Glycine max cultivar Williams 82 chromosome 8, Glycine_max_v4.0, whole genome shotgun sequence genome:
- the SOMT-2 gene encoding flavonoid 4'-O-methyltransferase-like — protein MASSLNNGRKASEIFQGQALLYKHLLGFIDSKCLKWMVELDIPDIIHSHSHGQPITFSELVSILQVPPTKTRQVQSLMRYLAHNGFFEIVRIHDNIEAYALTAASELLVKSSELSLAPMVEYFLEPNCQGAWNQLKRWVHEEDLTVFEVSLGTPFWDFINKDPAYNKSFNEAMACDSQMLNLAFRDCNWVFEGLESIVDVGGGTGITAKIICEAFPKLKCMVLERPNVVENLSGSNNLTFVGGDMFKCIPKADAVLLKLVLHNWNDNDCMKILENCKEAISGESKTGKVVVIDTVINENKDERQVTELKLLMDVHMACIINGKERKEEDWKKLFMEAGFQSYKISPFTGYLSLIEIYP, from the exons ATGGCTTCTTCATTAAACAATGGCCGTAAAGCAAGTGAGATTTTTCAAGGTCAAGCTCTCTTGTACAAACATTTGCTTGGCTTCATAGATTCTAAGTGTCTAAAATGGATGGTTGAGCTTGACATACCCGACATAATCCACAGCCATAGCCATGGCCAACCCATTACTTTTTCAGAGTTGGTGTCAATTCTACAAGTCCCACCAACTAAAACTCGTCAGGTGCAGAGCCTCATGCGTTATCTAGCACACAATGGATTCTTTGAGATAGTAAGAATCCATGACAACATAGAAGCATATGCTCTCACTGCTGCTTCAGAGTTACTTGTCAAAAGCAGTGAGCTTAGTTTAGCTCCAATGGTTGAGTATTTTCTTGAACCAAATTGTCAAGGTGCATGGAACCAGTTGAAGAGGTGGGTTCATGAGGAAGATCTCACAGTATTTGAGGTCTCCTTAGGAACACCTTTCTGGGACTTTATCAATAAAGACCCTGCATATAACAAGTCATTCAATGAGGCAATGGCTTGTGATTCTCAGATGTTGAACTTGGCGTTTAGAGATTGCAATTGGGTCTTTGAGGGACTGGAATCCATTGTGGATGTTGGTGGTGGAACTGGAATCACAGCAAAGATTATCTGTGAGGCTTTTCCTAAGCTGAAATGCATGGTGTTGGAACGTCCAAATGTTGTGGAAAATTTGTCAGGAAGCAACAATTTGACATTTGTTGGTGGGGACATGTTTAAATGCATCCCCAAGGCTGATGCAGTTCTGCTTAAG TTGGTTTTACATAATTGGAATGACAACGATTGCATGAAGATATTAGAAAATTGTAAAGAAGCTATTTCAGGTGAAAGCAAAACAGGAAAAGTAGTTGTCATAGATACTGTGATAAACGAAAACAAAGATGAGCGCCAAGTTACTGAACTAAAGCTCCTTATGGATGTACACATGGCATGTATTATtaatggaaaagagagaaaagaagaagattggAAGAAACTCTTCATGGAAGCAGGGTTCCAAAGCTACAAAATATCTCCCTTCACAGGATATTTGTCTCTTATTGAGATCTATCCTTGA
- the LOC100776087 gene encoding exosome complex component RRP43, with protein sequence MGLPNVSEDLSSEMEVDAFRRLFPLRYFERHLAESIRPDGRPLGKARETSIFLGAVASANGSALVKIGSTTILTAIKMEVMTPSLESPDEGCLAIDFHMPPICSPIVRPGRPAEASPVVSKQLSDTISSSKMIDLKELSLVSGKAAWMAYLDIYCLDADGALFDAALLSAVASLSHLQIPVVAMNDDGKIVLVSEEDGQKREQEPVNKEKRKLTLRSIPFSLTCILHKNYILADPTAEEESIMETHVTVVLDTSGQLISLYKPGGPVLAYTSAIQDCAALTRQRVKELKSFLDKANSAMEVE encoded by the exons ATGGGATTACCAAATGTTTCTGAGGACTTGTCATCAGAGATGGAGGTTGATGCCTTTAGACGCCTTTTTCCACTTCGATATTTTGAGCGTCATCTTGCTGAATCTATAAGGCCTGATGGTAGACCACTTGGAAAAGCTAGAGAAACAAGTATTTTTCTTg GTGCTGTTGCGTCTGCTAATGGGTCGGCTCTAGTGAAGATTGGATCAACT ACTATATTGACTGCTATTAAAATGGAAGTTATGACTCCGTCCTTGGAGTCACCGGATGAGGGCTGTCTAG CTATTGATTTCCACATGCCTCCAATTTGTTCTCCAATAGTTAGGCCTGGCAGGCCAGCTGAAGCATCACCGGTGGTGTCAAAGCAGTTGTCTGACACCATTTCTAG TTCCAAAATGATTGATTTGAAAGAATTGTCCTTGGTCAGTGGAAAAGCTGCATGGATGGCTTACCTG GATATCTACTGTTTGGATGCCGATGGTGCTCTTTTTGATGCTGCATTACTTTCTGCCGTTGCTTCCTTATCTCATT TGCAAATTCCTGTTGTTGCCATGAATGATGATGGCAAAATAGTACTCGTGTCTGAAGAAGATGGACAAAAGCGAGAACAGGAGCCAGTCAATAAGGAGAAGAGGAAGCTTACATTAAGAAGCATTCCATTCTCATTAACTTGCATACTTCACAAGAATTACATATTGGCTGATCCTACTGCAGAAGAAGAATCCATTATGGAAACCCATGTAACAGTAGTTTTGGATACATCCGGTCAACTAATATCTCTTTACAAGCCTGGTGGGCCAGTTCTTGCCTACACTTCTGCTATCCAG GATTGTGCTGCGTTAACCCGGCAAAGAGTAAAGGAACTAAAGAGCTTCTTAGACAAAGCAAATTCTGCTATGGAGGTTGAGTAG